The Breoghania sp. genome has a segment encoding these proteins:
- a CDS encoding ETC complex I subunit — MVARIYRPAKSAMQSGRGKTKRWVLDYEPESPRMIEPLMGYNSSQDMNGQVRVHFETREAAVAYAKAHGIAYRIIEPKERKTNTMAYADNFRFDRQIPWTH; from the coding sequence ATGGTCGCACGTATCTATCGTCCCGCCAAATCGGCGATGCAGTCTGGCCGGGGCAAGACGAAACGCTGGGTTCTCGATTATGAGCCCGAAAGCCCGCGTATGATCGAACCGCTGATGGGCTACAATTCATCCCAGGACATGAACGGCCAGGTTCGCGTGCATTTCGAGACGCGAGAGGCCGCTGTCGCCTATGCAAAGGCGCACGGAATTGCCTATCGGATCATCGAACCCAAAGAGCGCAAGACCAACACGATGGCCTATGCGGATAACTTCCGCTTCGACCGCCAGATCCCCTGGACGCATTAG
- a CDS encoding helix-turn-helix domain-containing protein — protein MRSRQILALFVHGRRVRARLTMAEAAKRAGVSAGQVGRAESYRPIAPRAAERLAAFAGLTITEIEAAAARAPEFASGRAAA, from the coding sequence ATGAGGTCTCGCCAAATTCTGGCCCTGTTCGTTCACGGTCGCCGGGTTCGTGCCCGCCTGACGATGGCTGAGGCAGCCAAACGCGCCGGGGTGAGTGCCGGGCAGGTGGGGCGGGCGGAAAGCTATCGCCCGATCGCCCCGCGCGCCGCCGAACGCCTCGCCGCCTTTGCCGGACTGACGATCACCGAAATCGAGGCAGCAGCTGCGCGGGCCCCGGAATTCGCATCCGGGAGGGCGGCTGCATGA
- a CDS encoding autotransporter domain-containing protein, producing MTRHRLLLASTALVSVLAFTPALAETKWSGALNNEFNVSENWDGTFNGGDLVIDGNHAVTTSTATIATDLNSAPGGSGGPRSLVISGGATLTSTLSNYAAIAIGWSAGVTSTMTVTGAGSKLAVKGTNAWTNVGWEDGTIGILTIADGGTFETNNHVSVGKAAGSKGTISVDNANLKVLNSGQLIIGDGGDGTVNLANGSTATLTGHVFVGNGANITGTLNITDGSAATVGGQLIVGVGKNSVGNVTVSGGSTLTASDYLVLGLGTTGNATFSDSGTTATFNGPFYVGYTNVGNFTVENGASTTVSTTAYIGHAAGTNGTVTVTGAGSSFAAMDKVMLGESGTGNMTVADGAGATVKGNLSVGAGIYYDDDHDTTSYNTTATGVLMVTGSGSTLTVDGTLYAGDRANGTVTVSRGGVISAGAVVIASETGSTGVINIGAEAGQNATPAGKLMADTVTFGGGTGKLVLNHTDTDYVLSAAVSGAGTIQALSGVTSLTGDYGGYTGDTNVDGGTLLVNTDTFLRSAITVADGGTLGGTGAVTSVTLNSGATIAPGDAGMTGSLTVSGGDVTFVSGSTLSVRTASDGTSDRLDVTSTGSGGGVTIEDGATLHVSGLSGDPETDYSLASSYTVLTAANGITGTFSSVTDDFVYLDVSADQGTDEIRVQLLRNDKTLGSVVSSGHSNGRAAANALDSLGDTNELYKAALWMTGGDLDRTYQELSGDSYPGTSQAIMGATRYSRDIVASRIRSAFNGVATMEMAAVATHGDGTEEAVSSSGGPVLWAKGYGAWSKLDSSVGVTGLQSVSAGVVFGADTEIADAWRAGVFAGYGHTHAQARGIVSENNSDTFQLGLYGGRQFGAMGFRLGASYSYHDVSADRTVTVATLTSDLSADYSAHTAYGFAELGYLFRFSDTKVEPFANQAIVYQNTDGFTETGGSAALSVGSSDQTQGISTLGVRFEQDLSSFFHGPFALTGSLAWQHTFGDVEAETTMRYASGGAAFKVTGAALDRDQAVFSAGFRAQLTDSADVSLSYEGTVAEDSQSHGAQATVAIRF from the coding sequence ATGACCCGCCACAGGCTTCTGCTCGCCTCCACCGCCCTTGTTTCCGTATTGGCTTTCACGCCCGCCCTGGCGGAAACCAAGTGGAGCGGGGCCCTCAACAACGAGTTCAACGTCTCCGAAAACTGGGACGGCACCTTTAACGGCGGCGATCTTGTGATCGACGGCAACCACGCCGTCACCACGTCGACGGCGACGATCGCCACCGACCTTAACTCCGCCCCTGGGGGCTCCGGGGGGCCGCGCTCATTGGTGATCTCCGGCGGTGCCACGCTGACCAGTACACTCTCCAACTACGCCGCCATCGCCATCGGCTGGTCGGCGGGCGTCACCTCCACCATGACCGTGACCGGGGCGGGCTCCAAGCTGGCGGTCAAGGGCACCAACGCCTGGACCAATGTCGGCTGGGAAGACGGCACCATTGGCATCCTCACCATTGCCGACGGCGGCACCTTTGAAACCAACAACCACGTCTCTGTGGGCAAGGCCGCCGGCTCGAAAGGCACGATCTCGGTCGACAACGCCAACCTCAAGGTCCTGAACTCCGGCCAGCTCATCATCGGCGATGGCGGCGATGGTACCGTCAACCTCGCCAACGGCTCGACCGCGACGCTCACAGGCCACGTTTTCGTCGGCAACGGCGCCAACATCACCGGCACCCTCAACATCACGGACGGTTCCGCCGCGACGGTCGGCGGCCAGCTCATTGTTGGCGTGGGCAAAAACTCCGTCGGCAATGTCACCGTCTCGGGTGGCTCGACCCTCACCGCCTCGGACTACCTGGTGCTGGGTCTGGGCACGACCGGCAACGCCACCTTCAGCGACAGCGGCACGACGGCGACCTTCAACGGCCCGTTCTACGTCGGCTACACCAATGTCGGCAATTTCACTGTCGAGAATGGTGCCAGCACCACGGTGTCGACCACCGCTTACATCGGCCACGCCGCCGGCACCAACGGGACGGTCACGGTGACCGGTGCCGGCTCGTCCTTTGCGGCCATGGACAAGGTGATGCTCGGCGAGTCCGGCACGGGCAACATGACGGTGGCGGATGGCGCGGGCGCGACCGTCAAGGGCAACCTGTCGGTCGGCGCTGGCATCTATTATGACGATGATCACGACACAACCTCCTACAACACGACGGCCACAGGCGTGTTGATGGTGACCGGTTCTGGATCGACGCTGACCGTCGACGGCACGCTTTACGCCGGCGACCGCGCCAACGGTACGGTGACCGTGTCCCGCGGAGGCGTGATCAGTGCTGGTGCGGTTGTCATTGCCAGTGAAACCGGATCGACCGGCGTGATCAACATAGGCGCGGAGGCCGGACAGAATGCGACACCCGCAGGCAAGCTGATGGCCGACACCGTGACCTTCGGCGGGGGAACAGGCAAGCTGGTGCTCAACCACACCGACACCGACTATGTGCTGAGCGCGGCGGTAAGCGGCGCCGGTACGATCCAGGCGCTGTCCGGCGTGACCAGCCTCACAGGCGACTACGGCGGCTATACCGGCGACACCAACGTCGACGGGGGGACGCTGCTGGTCAACACCGACACGTTCCTCCGCTCCGCGATCACGGTCGCCGACGGCGGTACGCTTGGCGGCACAGGCGCAGTTACCAGCGTGACGCTGAATTCCGGCGCGACCATCGCGCCGGGCGATGCCGGGATGACCGGCTCGCTGACGGTTTCGGGCGGCGACGTAACGTTTGTCTCCGGATCGACGCTTTCGGTGCGGACCGCAAGCGACGGGACGTCGGACCGGCTGGACGTCACTTCCACGGGCTCGGGCGGCGGTGTCACCATCGAGGATGGCGCGACGCTTCATGTTTCCGGGCTGAGCGGTGATCCGGAAACAGACTATTCGCTGGCCTCCAGTTACACGGTACTGACGGCTGCGAATGGCATCACCGGCACGTTCTCGTCCGTAACCGACGATTTCGTCTATCTCGATGTGAGTGCCGATCAGGGCACCGACGAGATCCGAGTGCAGCTCCTGCGCAACGACAAGACGCTCGGCTCCGTGGTCTCGTCTGGCCATAGCAACGGCCGCGCCGCGGCCAATGCTCTCGACAGCCTCGGCGATACCAACGAACTCTACAAAGCTGCGCTGTGGATGACCGGCGGAGACCTGGATCGGACCTACCAGGAGCTTTCGGGCGACAGCTATCCGGGGACGTCGCAGGCGATCATGGGGGCGACACGCTATTCGCGCGACATCGTTGCCAGCCGTATTCGCTCGGCATTCAACGGCGTCGCGACCATGGAAATGGCCGCCGTCGCCACCCATGGCGACGGCACCGAAGAGGCCGTGTCGTCAAGCGGCGGGCCGGTGCTCTGGGCAAAGGGCTATGGGGCCTGGTCAAAGCTTGATAGCAGTGTCGGCGTCACCGGGTTGCAAAGCGTCAGCGCCGGCGTGGTCTTCGGTGCCGACACCGAGATCGCCGATGCTTGGCGTGCCGGCGTCTTCGCAGGGTATGGACACACCCACGCCCAGGCGCGGGGCATCGTGTCTGAGAACAACTCCGACACCTTCCAGTTGGGCCTTTACGGCGGCCGCCAGTTCGGCGCTATGGGTTTCAGGCTCGGCGCGAGCTATTCCTACCATGATGTCTCCGCCGACCGCACGGTCACCGTCGCCACGCTGACATCGGATCTGAGCGCCGACTATTCCGCGCACACCGCCTACGGCTTTGCCGAGCTCGGCTATCTGTTCCGCTTCAGCGATACGAAGGTGGAGCCTTTCGCGAATCAGGCAATCGTCTATCAAAACACCGATGGCTTTACCGAAACCGGCGGCTCCGCTGCGTTGTCGGTCGGATCCAGCGACCAGACGCAGGGCATCTCCACGCTCGGCGTTCGCTTCGAGCAGGATCTCTCCAGCTTCTTCCACGGCCCCTTCGCACTGACCGGATCTCTGGCCTGGCAGCATACGTTTGGCGACGTGGAAGCCGAAACGACCATGCGCTACGCCTCAGGCGGCGCCGCGTTCAAGGTTACAGGTGCCGCGTTGGATCGCGATCAGGCGGTGTTCTCCGCCGGGTTCCGGGCGCAGCTGACAGACAGCGCCGACGTCTCGCTCTCCTACGAGGGGACGGTCGCCGAGGACAGCCAGTCGCACGGCGCGCAGGCGACCGTCGCAATCCGCTTCTGA
- a CDS encoding helix-turn-helix domain-containing protein, with product MTGTAPQQSLLTPSEAADYLRISTVTLRRLVDAGRLRYIAIGTSPKRPRRLYDVKDLDEFIAASRRRHDPSLPQIRQAGKRRGAAVVLFSDISHPR from the coding sequence ATGACAGGCACCGCTCCGCAACAATCACTACTGACGCCGTCCGAGGCTGCGGACTATCTGCGCATCAGCACGGTCACGCTGCGTCGGCTGGTTGATGCGGGCCGTCTCCGCTACATCGCCATTGGCACCAGCCCCAAGCGGCCACGGCGGCTCTATGACGTGAAAGACCTGGACGAATTCATCGCAGCCAGTCGCCGTCGGCACGACCCATCGTTGCCGCAAATCAGGCAGGCAGGAAAGCGCCGGGGTGCGGCTGTGGTATTGTTCAGCGATATCTCGCACCCGCGATAA
- the dnaN gene encoding DNA polymerase III subunit beta, whose product MKLTIDKSELTPALAGAASVTPRRTEIPIVGNVKISAESDSLTIDATDLDRLLRITCRADVKEPGVTTIPAQSLKAFIDTLPNGCQISMASHDRRADTILLSSGRARASFSTLPAEDYPVMQDVEEGIAYTITGQNLARMLAFVESSMSSETVRWYLCGAFLEVTAGKLTAVATDGHSLATCSTDAPAGSDDAPSVIVPSTAIAEFARMIGASDGEFHLSYDSHKISLSDGRATLISKLIDGSYPDWRRVASKQDGPVFSVSPDEMADAVKRVATQSSGKESAVYMETKDGELLLACGGDHSLAMDSIACEVQTGEPHPVSANSRLLLAALSALGGDHPVNISYAGSGYPIFFDRPDDPERVRIVMPMNKPRPSGMDTLTREA is encoded by the coding sequence ATGAAACTCACCATCGACAAGTCGGAGCTTACCCCGGCCCTTGCCGGGGCTGCATCCGTCACGCCGCGACGCACGGAAATCCCGATTGTCGGGAACGTGAAGATCTCAGCGGAAAGCGACAGTCTGACAATTGATGCCACCGACTTGGACAGGCTTCTTCGCATCACGTGCCGGGCGGACGTCAAGGAGCCGGGCGTGACGACCATCCCCGCACAAAGCCTGAAGGCGTTCATCGATACACTGCCGAACGGTTGTCAGATCAGCATGGCCTCCCATGATCGCAGGGCGGATACCATCCTCCTGTCATCCGGGCGCGCGCGGGCATCCTTTTCCACGCTGCCGGCCGAAGACTACCCGGTCATGCAGGATGTCGAAGAGGGCATCGCATACACCATTACCGGCCAAAACCTCGCGCGGATGCTGGCATTCGTCGAGTCCTCGATGTCCAGCGAAACTGTGCGCTGGTATCTCTGCGGCGCTTTCCTTGAGGTGACCGCAGGGAAACTGACCGCTGTCGCAACAGACGGACACTCCCTTGCAACGTGCAGCACCGATGCCCCCGCGGGCAGCGATGACGCGCCGTCCGTCATCGTCCCAAGCACCGCGATTGCCGAATTCGCAAGGATGATCGGCGCATCGGACGGTGAGTTTCATCTGAGCTATGACAGTCACAAAATCTCCCTGTCAGACGGCCGGGCGACACTCATTTCGAAGTTGATTGACGGTTCGTATCCGGACTGGAGGCGCGTTGCATCAAAGCAGGATGGGCCGGTCTTTTCCGTTTCTCCGGATGAAATGGCGGACGCCGTGAAGCGGGTTGCAACGCAGTCCAGCGGCAAGGAGAGCGCGGTCTACATGGAGACCAAAGACGGAGAATTGCTTCTTGCCTGTGGGGGCGATCACAGCCTCGCTATGGATAGCATCGCCTGCGAAGTCCAGACCGGCGAACCGCATCCCGTTTCCGCGAACAGCCGCTTGTTGCTGGCGGCCCTGTCAGCATTGGGCGGCGATCACCCCGTGAATATCTCCTATGCCGGTTCCGGCTATCCTATTTTCTTCGACCGTCCGGACGATCCGGAACGTGTCCGCATCGTCATGCCGATGAACAAACCACGCCCCAGCGGCATGGACACGCTCACGCGGGAGGCATAG
- a CDS encoding DHHA1 domain-containing protein → MTGTPYKPDILIYHDNCDDGFAAAWIGHMKWGDTVTYMPSNYGRPLPDFDPAGKDILVADFSLTLDQCHELVISGARILMLDHHKTARDNLADLQSTFRPTIFSVNEEFDALREAAPAPEFWRNRVMVEFDMGRSGARMMWDFIAPFATAPELVLAVEDRDLWRFEREDTKLVSLYLRSLDRDFTQWTKASGLYTSHREQFLREAKAIKRFYDRRIAAICKSAAPQEFCGYQGVPVTYACPYDFASDTCHTLLEMYPKAPFAAVGIQNAEGVTYSLRSTDDRVDVSEVAKANGGGGHRNAAGFRKGREIVVTHHFERV, encoded by the coding sequence ATGACCGGAACGCCCTATAAGCCCGACATCCTTATCTATCACGACAATTGCGACGACGGCTTCGCCGCCGCATGGATCGGCCACATGAAGTGGGGCGATACGGTCACGTACATGCCCAGCAACTACGGTCGCCCGCTGCCTGACTTCGATCCCGCCGGGAAAGATATTCTTGTCGCTGACTTCTCGCTGACACTCGACCAGTGTCACGAACTCGTGATTTCCGGCGCGCGCATTCTGATGCTCGACCATCACAAGACGGCGCGCGACAACCTGGCCGACTTGCAGTCCACCTTCCGCCCGACGATCTTTTCCGTGAACGAAGAGTTCGATGCTCTGCGCGAGGCTGCACCCGCACCCGAGTTCTGGCGCAACCGGGTGATGGTTGAATTCGACATGGGTCGCTCCGGCGCGCGCATGATGTGGGACTTTATCGCTCCATTTGCGACCGCCCCAGAGCTTGTTCTCGCCGTCGAGGATCGCGACCTGTGGCGCTTCGAACGCGAAGATACGAAGCTTGTGAGCCTCTATCTGCGCTCGCTTGATCGCGACTTCACACAGTGGACGAAAGCTAGCGGGCTCTACACCAGCCACCGCGAGCAGTTCCTGCGGGAGGCCAAGGCGATCAAGCGGTTTTATGACCGCCGTATCGCGGCGATCTGCAAGTCCGCCGCGCCGCAGGAATTCTGCGGGTATCAGGGTGTGCCCGTCACCTACGCCTGCCCCTACGATTTCGCGTCCGACACCTGCCACACCCTTCTGGAGATGTATCCGAAAGCCCCCTTTGCTGCGGTCGGAATCCAGAACGCAGAGGGAGTCACTTATTCGCTGCGAAGCACCGATGACCGCGTTGACGTCTCGGAAGTTGCCAAAGCGAACGGCGGAGGCGGCCACCGCAACGCAGCCGGATTCCGCAAGGGTCGTGAAATTGTCGTCACCCACCACTTTGAAAGGGTCTGA
- a CDS encoding DUF4326 domain-containing protein: MSGHSTAGGGAPPSLETIRAELAGKNLACWCSLDGPCHGDVLLRLANSTPKI, encoded by the coding sequence ATGTCAGGGCACAGCACAGCGGGGGGGGGGGCGCCTCCGAGCCTTGAGACAATCCGGGCTGAACTGGCTGGAAAGAACCTAGCCTGCTGGTGCTCGCTCGATGGTCCTTGCCATGGCGATGTGCTGCTCCGGCTGGCGAACAGCACTCCAAAGATCTGA
- a CDS encoding DUF2312 domain-containing protein, which yields MTTNNGGVAADQLRAFVERIERLEEDKKAISEDIKDVYGEAKAMGFDVKILRQVVRLRKQEPHEREEQESILDLYMHALGMIPAANGNDEGAA from the coding sequence ATGACCACGAACAACGGCGGCGTTGCCGCAGACCAGTTGCGCGCCTTCGTCGAGCGCATCGAGCGGCTTGAAGAAGATAAGAAGGCCATTTCCGAAGACATCAAGGATGTCTACGGCGAGGCCAAGGCGATGGGCTTTGACGTGAAGATCCTGCGCCAGGTCGTGCGCCTGCGCAAACAGGAACCGCACGAGCGCGAGGAACAGGAATCCATCCTCGACCTCTACATGCATGCCCTCGGCATGATCCCCGCAGCCAATGGCAACGATGAGGGCGCGGCATGA
- a CDS encoding DUF192 domain-containing protein, whose protein sequence is MTSTGRHQFDVEFVARPEDRARGLMYRKSVPEGTGMLFDFYREGPVGFWMKNTYVSLDMVFIRENGAVARVEHDTKPLSEKVIPSGVPVRYVLEVVAGTARKLNIQPGDKVMSGFMSAGE, encoded by the coding sequence GTGACGAGTACCGGACGGCATCAATTCGACGTCGAGTTCGTCGCCAGGCCGGAGGATCGCGCGCGTGGGCTCATGTACCGAAAATCGGTTCCGGAAGGGACCGGGATGCTGTTTGACTTTTATCGCGAGGGGCCGGTCGGCTTCTGGATGAAGAACACCTATGTGTCGCTGGACATGGTTTTCATCCGGGAGAACGGCGCGGTGGCGCGGGTCGAACATGATACCAAGCCACTTTCGGAAAAGGTCATTCCCTCGGGCGTCCCGGTTCGCTATGTGCTGGAAGTGGTCGCGGGAACGGCCCGGAAGCTGAACATCCAGCCCGGCGACAAGGTTATGAGCGGGTTCATGTCCGCCGGCGAGTGA
- a CDS encoding MazG-like family protein produces the protein MNFTDLRSANRARQQEWPGNTQADTAFRAIEVAGEAGEVAEAVKKLLRERRGIKGSTASVESIADEIADTIIALDLLADDLGIDIGPALARKFNATSAKYGLRTRIDPEGAGTCDHDNTSAF, from the coding sequence ATGAACTTCACAGACCTTCGCTCCGCGAACCGTGCCCGGCAACAGGAGTGGCCGGGCAACACGCAGGCCGATACGGCCTTCCGGGCTATCGAGGTTGCCGGAGAGGCCGGAGAGGTTGCCGAAGCCGTCAAGAAGCTTCTGCGCGAACGGCGCGGCATCAAGGGCTCGACCGCATCGGTTGAAAGTATCGCCGACGAGATCGCCGACACGATCATCGCGCTTGACCTTCTGGCCGACGATCTCGGCATCGACATCGGTCCCGCCCTCGCCCGCAAGTTCAACGCCACGTCGGCAAAATACGGGCTCAGAACCCGGATCGATCCTGAAGGGGCCGGCACCTGCGATCACGACAACACAAGCGCCTTCTAG
- a CDS encoding helix-turn-helix transcriptional regulator, whose amino-acid sequence MLLRNPPVSPALVFGSTPPEDTGNMGTSNLRDLGRSAEAGDDRASRVKIFAHSRTMRLSHNSRQAFFAQDTDGPDVRKTLIMRKLVADWLVKALDAAGMSQSALARELGLDPSVINKIVKNRRSMLAEEMLRAAAILNAPLPSALEAPMPDLTDMDITPNSEAFDSDLFLMAAEMTNQTLSSLPAGLTNWQNYRKLFLNTYMKLLEFKRNGNLPPSDAKSLPDFSNH is encoded by the coding sequence ATGCTGCTGAGGAATCCGCCCGTCAGTCCCGCCCTTGTCTTTGGCAGTACGCCACCGGAGGACACGGGAAACATGGGCACCAGTAATCTTCGCGACCTCGGAAGGTCCGCCGAGGCGGGCGATGACCGTGCCAGCAGGGTTAAGATATTCGCTCATAGTCGAACTATGCGATTATCGCACAATTCACGTCAAGCGTTTTTCGCACAGGACACAGATGGTCCCGATGTGCGAAAAACGCTCATCATGCGAAAACTCGTTGCAGACTGGTTGGTTAAGGCACTCGACGCGGCAGGAATGTCGCAGTCAGCGCTTGCTCGCGAGTTGGGCCTAGACCCGTCAGTTATTAACAAGATCGTTAAGAACCGCCGGTCCATGCTCGCAGAAGAAATGCTGCGCGCCGCGGCAATCCTGAACGCTCCTTTGCCTTCTGCGTTAGAAGCCCCCATGCCGGATCTCACCGACATGGATATCACCCCAAACAGCGAAGCATTCGACAGCGACCTGTTTCTGATGGCCGCGGAAATGACCAATCAAACCCTGTCATCCCTTCCGGCAGGATTGACAAATTGGCAAAACTACCGAAAGTTATTCTTAAATACATATATGAAATTGCTGGAATTCAAGAGAAACGGGAATCTTCCTCCCAGTGATGCCAAGTCGCTGCCTGATTTCAGCAATCATTAG
- a CDS encoding tyrosine-type recombinase/integrase: MTLYRKPKTKFWYYDFRLGGQRYARSTYATNKRDAARIEEAAKAAIRERLSRASNALEDMTFDEAAGRWWQEVGQHRAKPRELFRQVQWLVDALGPGTRLADITTNRMAAIVAQRRGDTAHSGGHKPRRADQGKPAKRVSNATVNRTVTEHARGIMLRARDVWNVPLPQMPAWKNLTLSEPQERIREASASEEVAMLMAIREDARAPLMFAFASGCRLAEIIGLTWPAVHWDEGHIIIHGKGDRKRRIPITREISAILRPLIGNHAHIVFTYVSIRANKSRGVARGEHLPWTYNGLKTRWRRDVREAGLDIGVVDFRLHDTRHTAATRLLRATGNLKIVQQLLGHTTISTTARYAHADLSDLAGGMAAAEDAKRQKARPRRARRLRS; encoded by the coding sequence ATGACCCTGTATCGCAAGCCGAAAACCAAGTTCTGGTATTACGATTTCCGCCTCGGCGGGCAGCGCTACGCGCGGTCCACCTACGCGACAAACAAACGAGATGCGGCGCGCATCGAAGAGGCAGCGAAGGCTGCTATCAGGGAGCGCCTGTCGCGCGCATCAAATGCGCTTGAGGACATGACGTTTGACGAGGCCGCAGGCCGCTGGTGGCAGGAAGTCGGGCAACACCGCGCAAAGCCGCGAGAGCTTTTCCGCCAGGTGCAATGGCTGGTCGATGCCTTAGGCCCCGGAACGCGCCTCGCAGACATCACAACAAACCGCATGGCTGCAATCGTCGCTCAGCGCCGTGGCGATACCGCCCATTCCGGCGGCCACAAGCCGCGCCGGGCAGATCAAGGCAAACCGGCGAAACGCGTATCGAATGCCACGGTCAACCGCACGGTGACGGAACACGCGCGCGGAATCATGTTGCGCGCGCGCGACGTCTGGAATGTGCCCCTGCCTCAAATGCCCGCCTGGAAAAACCTCACCCTATCTGAGCCGCAAGAGCGGATTCGCGAGGCATCCGCCAGCGAGGAAGTTGCCATGTTGATGGCGATCCGCGAGGACGCGCGCGCGCCCCTGATGTTCGCGTTTGCTTCCGGCTGCAGGCTGGCGGAGATCATTGGCCTGACATGGCCAGCCGTACATTGGGACGAAGGACACATCATCATCCACGGAAAGGGCGACAGAAAACGCCGAATCCCGATCACACGCGAGATCAGCGCAATCCTGCGGCCACTCATCGGCAATCACGCGCATATAGTATTTACCTATGTCTCCATCAGAGCGAATAAGAGCCGCGGCGTTGCGCGCGGCGAGCATCTGCCATGGACGTATAACGGCTTGAAAACCCGTTGGCGCAGGGATGTGCGCGAAGCCGGCCTGGATATCGGCGTGGTCGATTTCCGCTTGCACGACACCCGCCACACGGCTGCAACCCGACTGTTGCGGGCCACGGGAAATCTGAAGATCGTCCAGCAACTGCTTGGACACACGACGATCAGCACCACGGCCCGCTATGCGCATGCGGACCTGTCCGACCTCGCCGGCGGCATGGCCGCGGCAGAAGATGCCAAGCGCCAGAAGGCGCGCCCACGGCGCGCGCGACGCCTGCGCTCCTAA